TAGGAAATGTAGCTAAGATTACTGCTTATGTGGTACAAGGTGAAATTGTTAGTCATCTACAAGGAAAGATTGGATTAAAGGCAGAAGGTAGAATTATAGTACTTCCCGCATCATATATTATACAGGTTCCATACATCACTGCAGATGATAAAATAAGGACAATGCAACGAATTAGTAATCATTTGATGGGACCAGTAAAAGATAAATTTAAAGAAAATAAAAGATAAAAATATGAAAACTACATTAAAATTATTAGTTATTATTTTATTTTTAGTTAGTTGTAAACAAGAGGATAGAAATGTCACTTTTTTTAAACTCACAGATGCTTATGATTTAGCTCTAGCTGTTGAAAAAGAAGATTTAGTTAAAATTGAAAATTTAGTTAATCAAGATAAAAAAATGTTAGAAATAGTTGATCCTATTTCATTTTCCAACGTTTTAAGTTTGGCATTAACACTTGAGAATTTTGACTCATTCAAGAAGTTGTTAGAATTAGGAGCAAATCCTAATTTTATAAATCCTCTAACTAAGCGAAGTGTTTTAATTGATGCATGTAAATTTTATAATAAGCCAAAACCTTATGCTATTGATTTAAGATATATAAAGCTATTGTTAAAAAAAGGAGCAAATCCAAATTATACAATAGATAATGATTTTACAGATAAAGAAGGAAATTATCATACAGCAACTTCTCCACTACATGAAGCAAGTTCATTAGATTTATCTATGGTTAAAATTTTGATAAAAGCGGGAGCGGATCCGTACAAAAAGTTAAATCAGAATAAAAAATCTCCTTTTTCATATTCGTTACAAGGTGATTCTAGTAATAAATTCGAAGTCGCAAATTATTTTATAGATAGTTTAAACGTTAATTTAAAAGAGCCAATTTCAATAAATACGCAACAACCTTTTAATCAAGAGGTTGTTGTTTTTGTTCAGGATGAAGTAATAAATAGGTTCTTATTAGCAAAAATAAAAGGGAATATTAAAGAGTTGGATAGTTTAAAAAAAGAAAACAAAGATATTGAATCAGCTAATTTTGAGAGATGGAAGTTTATTAAAAAGCTTGAAAGCAAAGGAGTAAATTTCAAAGATTATAACTACAAGATGTAATAGTGAAAGGTTGAGTTATTACCTCCCGATCATTTAGGATGTACTTAGTATATTACAACCCGAAACGGAAGTATTAGCCAATTCGTGGCGTACCTTCCCTTTGGTGAAGTTCTGTTTGAAGAGCATAGTTCATCTTTTTCGAGTCCCAATCTTTTTAACGGAAAAGAACTCGACAGAGAAACCAATATGACCTATTACAGTGCTAGGTATTTGGATATGAAAACGAGTCTGTGGTTGAGTGTTGATCCGTTGGCTGAGAAGTTTTTTAATCAATCTCCGTATAATTATGTGCTTAATAATCCTGTGAGATTTATAGATCCTGACGGACGATCTCCTAAAGATCCTATTCAAGGATTTGCTGTTAATGTAATACAAGTTAAGTCTTATATACCGGGTACCAAGACCCCTTCTACATATCAATTTACTCCGTCAGCTACTCATTTACTTTCTTTAGTTTCTGGGGTAAGTGAAAAGTCTATACAAAGTACAACTTTATCATTTAAGAAATTTGGAGGAGGAGCAATGACAACTGGAGATGATTCTAAAAATGGAAACATTACTTACTATAATGCTAGAGCAAATTCCTTAGGTTTTATGGAGTTAAGTTCTCACGAAGTTGGGCATTTACCCCAATTAGATGACTATGGTGGAGTAAAGCATATTGCTAGATCAATTGGAGCATATATAGTTGAAGCTATTATTAATATAAATGCAATAAATGATAATGATTATGGAGATATAATACATAATAATTCTCCTTTAGAACAACAAGCAGAAGTTGGCTCTGGAATTTTTAGAGATTTTTCAAAATTTGTAGACGAAAATTATGGTAATGGAAAAAAGAATATGATACAAAAAACATTTAATAATAAAGCAAACAAAGAAAGTGATATAAATAGTAGAATTGATAAATGGTGGAAAGCCTATAAAACAGAAAGATATGAAAAAATTGATTACTCAGATGTTCCCGACAATTAAAGTGTCATTGCTATTTTTATTATTTTCATCTTGTCAATCAACAGACATTTATTTTGATATTAAAACTCAATCTATTGTAAGTTGTAATGGAAGACCTTTGAAAAGAATAATGATAGAGTGCGATAGCCTAAATGATAAAGACAAAGATTGTTTTTTTGATTTATTTATAAATAGAAGTATAAAAGCACCTAATAGCATTAATATAAAAAATTTAATTCAAGTTTATGATGTGAAAAAAACGGATACTATATTATATCCTAATAATTGTTATAAAATAACATTTGTTGGTGGAGGGGATGATGGATATACTGACTTGAAAATTTGGATTGATAAGTATGGAAAAGTATATAAAACTAATAAGCCAACATGTGATTAAATCCTTGATGATTTGTGAAATACCAGAAAGAATTGTTAAAACATTTAAAGAATGATAAAGTTATCTAGACAAGCTAATCGATCAGCTTTATATTGTATTGTATTAGTATTTATTGTGATATTTATATTAGGCTCATTAGATTCATGGGGAATTAAGAATAACGAAGAAGTAATTAAAAATATTAAGACGATATTTCTATTTTCTTTGCCGTTTCTTGGATATTGGGCAGCGATAAAATTGCCTAATCCAAAAGATGTAAAAAATGTGAAGCTATTGCCGAATACAAAAAACATAAGAATTAGATTTTATGTAGCTAAAGGTTTTATAGATAGGAACAATCAAATATCTTTTGTTCGTTTTTTCTTTGATAAATCTGTTATATACATGTATTTTAGTAACTACATTAGGATTTATGAAGGCCCTTTTTATATTAAGAATAGGGAAGAAGTAGAGGCAGGAATGTTTTATATAAAGTCAATAAGTAATTATGTAAATGGTGAATTAACATTAGAAATTAATTCTAAAGACATTTTAGATCCACATTACAAAATAACATTAAGGAATTTAAGTAAGGAAGATTATAATTTAATGGAATCATTTATAAATAAAATAAAATAAAATGAAAAATATATTTATAGTAATTGCAATTTTGATAAGCCAGTTGTCATATACTCAAGTGCAATCAGATGAAATGATAAAAAACTTTTTTATCGAATATTCCAAAAATCCAGCAAAAGCCGTGGAAAATATTTATAAGTCCAGTATTTGGACTTCTAGATTAAAAGATGGTATTGAAGATATGAAAAATGAAGTTCAGAAGTATAATATTGATTATATGGGGAAATATTATGGAAGCGAATTGATTGTCAAAAAGCAACTTTCTAATAGTTTTATATTATATTCTTATTTAGTCAAGTATGATAGACAACCAATTAGATTTATTTTTAAATTATATAAGCCAAACGATAAATGGGTTTTATTCTCATTAAAAATTGATGGTGCATTGGACGAAGAAATTGAAGAAGCTGCAAAAATATATAATTTAAACTTAGATAATTAGTAGAAATAAACCCAGTTTTACGAATTTTTTACTCATTGCGAACCATCCTGTCATTTAGGTAGTACTTCGTATATTACAACTCGAAACGGAAGTATTAGCCAATTCGTGGCTTACATGCCCTTTGGTGAAGTTTTGTTTGAGGAGCATTCTAGTTCGTTTTCTAGTCCTAATCTTTTCAATGGAAAAGAACTCGACAGAGAAACGAATATGACCTATTATAGTGCTCGGTATTTGGATATGAAAACGAGTCTGTGGTTAAATGTTGACCCATTGGCGGAGAAGATGCCTAATTATGGAGCGTATGCTTTTTGTTTTAATAATCCAATACGATTTGTAGACCCTGATGGTAGAGAAGGTGATGATTGGGTTGCAAGAGCAGATAATAGTGTATATTGGGATGATAATGCTACTTCACAAAGAACAACTAAAGACGGAGAGACTTACTTAGGTAAAGAAGTAAGCTATACATCGGAACGTGGTACTACTGTAAATTTACATTCAAATAAAACATGGAGTGAACAACTTGTATTTGCAAATATCAATACTGATAACAATATCAATTCTGATAATAATGCAGTACAAAATGAAACCACAAGTTCAAGCGCAATTGATTTAGGAGGAGTAGCGAATGCAGTTTTAGTAACAAATATTTACACAGAAGCATTAGCAAGCCTTTCTAATAGTAATGCTAAATTAGTTATGAAATACGGTTCGGGTGAATTTAGTGCAGCGCAATTGACTATTCAAAATAGCACTAGGATGACTAAAATAGCTGGAGCAGCAGGTCTGTCTGGTAAAGTTTTAGGAGGATTAAGTTTAGGTATAACGGCTTATCAGTATGGTTCTGGACAAATTAGTGGAAGAGAAGCTTCTATTGATGGAGTTATGGGCGTTGTTGGATTTTTAGGTCCAATTGGAGCGGCAACAAGTTTAACCTATTTTACAGGAAAAGCTATATATGAATATTCTTCTGGAGAAACAGTATTTGAAAAACCCAAAAATTAATTATGAAAGCATATCAGTATTTATTATTTAGGATATATATGTTCTATAAAGACACAATAAAAGAAAAAAGTAATTTTACTCTTTCCGCTTCTTTTGTAACAACAGTTTTAATTTTTGTAAATCTAATGACTTTATATTTTTTATTGGATTATTTAAATCTAGCTATCGAAATTACAAATAAATTTTACATTGTAATTTTTATGGTATTAGTTTGGTTTTTAAATTATTTTTATATCATTAAGAAGGAAGATTTTTTAAAATATGATTTTCAAAAAGATAAAAGAGGTGGGTTTATTATTGTTGTCTTTATAGCTTTAACAGTTCTTTTATTTGTTTTAGTTGCAAACCTTAATAGGGATAAAATTTTTAATGAAAGAAAAAAGGAAGCTTCAGAAGTGACCTTACAAACGAGGTCTAGCTCTTTGAAGTTTATATCTCTCGAATAAATTAGGTAGTACTTCGTATATTACAACCCGAAACGGAAGTATTAGCCAATTCGTGGCTTACCTTCCCTTTGGTGAAGTTCTCTTTGAGGAGCATAGTTCCTCGTTTTCTAGTCCTAATCTTTTTAACGGAAAAGAACTCGACAGAGAAACGAATATGACCTATTATAGTGCTCGGTATTTGGATATGAAAACGAGTCTTTGGTTGAATGTTGATCCGT
The nucleotide sequence above comes from Flavobacterium branchiarum. Encoded proteins:
- a CDS encoding ankyrin repeat domain-containing protein translates to MKTTLKLLVIILFLVSCKQEDRNVTFFKLTDAYDLALAVEKEDLVKIENLVNQDKKMLEIVDPISFSNVLSLALTLENFDSFKKLLELGANPNFINPLTKRSVLIDACKFYNKPKPYAIDLRYIKLLLKKGANPNYTIDNDFTDKEGNYHTATSPLHEASSLDLSMVKILIKAGADPYKKLNQNKKSPFSYSLQGDSSNKFEVANYFIDSLNVNLKEPISINTQQPFNQEVVVFVQDEVINRFLLAKIKGNIKELDSLKKENKDIESANFERWKFIKKLESKGVNFKDYNYKM
- a CDS encoding RHS repeat domain-containing protein codes for the protein MAYLPFGEVLFEEHSSSFSSPNLFNGKELDRETNMTYYSARYLDMKTSLWLSVDPLAEKFFNQSPYNYVLNNPVRFIDPDGRSPKDPIQGFAVNVIQVKSYIPGTKTPSTYQFTPSATHLLSLVSGVSEKSIQSTTLSFKKFGGGAMTTGDDSKNGNITYYNARANSLGFMELSSHEVGHLPQLDDYGGVKHIARSIGAYIVEAIININAINDNDYGDIIHNNSPLEQQAEVGSGIFRDFSKFVDENYGNGKKNMIQKTFNNKANKESDINSRIDKWWKAYKTERYEKIDYSDVPDN
- a CDS encoding RHS repeat-associated core domain-containing protein, with the translated sequence MPFGEVLFEEHSSSFSSPNLFNGKELDRETNMTYYSARYLDMKTSLWLNVDPLAEKMPNYGAYAFCFNNPIRFVDPDGREGDDWVARADNSVYWDDNATSQRTTKDGETYLGKEVSYTSERGTTVNLHSNKTWSEQLVFANINTDNNINSDNNAVQNETTSSSAIDLGGVANAVLVTNIYTEALASLSNSNAKLVMKYGSGEFSAAQLTIQNSTRMTKIAGAAGLSGKVLGGLSLGITAYQYGSGQISGREASIDGVMGVVGFLGPIGAATSLTYFTGKAIYEYSSGETVFEKPKN